The window GTAGACTTGAGAGGGAGTCAGGGTTTCAGAGATCTTCCATGTTGTTTCTCTTCCTCGGAGTCCCTCTATCCAAAGGGCGTATCCAAGCCTCCACCTTCCAGCCATTACTTGAGAAAATTCTGGCCCGCATCTCCGAGTGGAAAGCTCGTTTCCCCAATCAGGCTGCCAAGATTGTgctaatcaaacatgtcctctcGAGTATTCCGATTCACTCCCTAGTGGCGGTCGACATCCCGAAGTAGACCTTATCTTCCCTCGAGAAAGGCTTTGCTGACTTCTTTTGGGGATGGTTTGAAGGGAAGAAGAACCTTCATTGGGTGAGCTGGAAGACATTAGTCAGTCCTGCTATGGAAGGTGGGCTGGGCATCAAAGGAGTGAGAGATGTCTCTTCAACCCTTAAGTTAAAGAGGGCCTGGATTGTTTTCATCAACCACCATAACAGTTTATGGGCCAAATTCATGAGAGCTAAATATCAAGTGAAGCTACCTTGGGGGCTAGCAGCGCAGCGCCTTTTAGGCTCCCCGGCCTGGTCTCAAGTGCAGAACCTAGCCGACCTTCTATCAGTAAATTGCCGTCTGCTGCTGGGTAATGAAAATAGCAGTTTCTGGGAAGTGGACTGGACGGGGTTGGGCCCTCTAAAAGGCCTCATGCAAGACAACTTCTCCCCTCAGCCCCGGCAACTAAAGATAAATCAAATCATTGGTTTTGATGGTCTGCTCCAGCATGTCCCTTTTCCTGCTTCCTTGCCAGAATCTGTTCGCCTCCACATCATTGCTGAAGGTTTGTCCCTTAGTCAAGGGGAAGATTGCATCATCTGGACTAAGGAAAGATCGGGCCATTTTTCCACTAAGTTAGCCTGGGACATCATCAGATCTCATCATCCACAGTGAGCTTGGGCTAGATGGACGTGACATCCTTATCTCCCCCCTAAAATTGGCATATTCTCTTGGAAAATCTTCTGCAAGGCAGTCCTGGTCGAAATTAGAGTGTAGAAGAAGGGCATTCATATGGCTTCCTCCTGTGTTTGCTGCACGGGCGACAGCCGTAAGGAGGAGTCCCTCGATCATCTCTTTGTTGACAGCAATATCGCCACAGCGCTGTGGACTTACTTCTCGGCCGTTCTCTCTGTTGATTTTCTCCCCAACCAATCTGTGGAAGGTCGAGTCTTTCAATGGTGGGCAATTGCTAAGGAATCATGCCCTCTGGGTTTGCTCAGAGGGATCACTCCCATCATCCTTTGGGAGATCTGGAACACAAGGAACGAGGAGCGTTTCGACAACCGCCTGATCAGGACCCAGTACTCCATAAACCAGGTTCAGTTTTGGCTTTCTCGACTGTTAAACTCTTTTCCCCTCTTGGCTTGTAAATCCCAGAGTGACTGTGACGTGCTGGTGGATCACGTCATTCCAAGGTTGGTTCCTCCTCGCCCCTCCATATCAGTGGTGAAATGGACTTGCCCCCCTAGGGGGTGGGTTAAGATGAATGTTGATGGTTCTTCCAGAGGGAACCCGGGTCTGTCTGGTAGTGGGGGAGTCTGTAGAAATGAGAAGGGGGACTTCCTTTTTTACTTTCGCTTCAGGATACAGGGTGGGGTCGAATTTCATGGAAGAAGTTAAGGCAGTAATCGATGGTTTGAAGCATTGCAAGGATTTTGGCTATGCTAACGTGGAAGTGGAGAGAGACTCCGTAGCTGTCGTCGATCTTTTCTTTAAAAGAGGGGTTGTCCCTTGGTCCGTTTTCTACTGGAAGAACCAGTTCGAGTTCTATCGGGGAACGTTATCAATTTTCGTTAAACAAATCCCCAGGCAGTCCAATGCAGCGACAGATAGCTTGGCCCACTAGGGTAGCTTAAATTAGCTCCACAAAACGTTCCATTTGTCTTCGGATCTCCCTCGCAAAACTCGCGGAGTGTTGGTTCTCGATAGAGTTGGATTGGGGGCGATTCGAATCTCGTAGCCTCTCCAGTCCATTTCAGTCTGTCAGTTCGCTTATTTATTTTAGTTCAGCCCTTCATGATAGGCAGGCCCAGTCCTTTTTCTGTGGGCCTCCCCGAATTGTAAATTCTCATTTTGTGGTTGAATAGACATTGGGCCACCATTGGgccttcttttgaaaaaaaaaaaaaaaaaagaccaacaGGAGAGGAGTTAACACACACGATGGTTAAAAAGGATATTTCCTAGGGTTGCTTTGAAAACCATTCTACCCAAATATTGAAAGAATATTTCCTAGGGTTGTCAATTAAAAAGGATGCTACTTAGAGTTAACACACACGATGGTTAGGCCCATATTGGGATAACAATTTTTTAGCAATGGGGATGAGATGCTTATCCTTTAGGCTTTACTTTCCCTTATGATTAAGTGGAAGATCTCCCAAAAAAAATTCTAGGAATCACTATGAAGGTTGTGAATGATTCTTCAATGTCGAATCATGTTGAAAGTGTGACCCTTGATCTCCATTACATCTCATTAGGGATCTTGATCTTGTACCTAAAGAGCAAAAACCCCCACCATTtcaattgtgtttgtgatgtgaTGCAGTGGAGGTGGAGGGTGGACCGTGGATAACTTTATGCCCATCTTGTCAGTTAGGCAATCTCTTTTTATACATCTGTTATGCAGTTGGTTATTGTATAACAATTCATATGTAAGTAAAAGCTCCGACGAGCTCCACAATGCTGAAGCTGCAGCTCTGGCTTCCCCGAATCAACGAAACCTTCGAGCAGTTCAGAATCTTAGAGAGGATCTCGCCCGCTTGGAACTCTACGAAGAAATCTTCTGGAAGCAAAAGTCGAGGGTGCATTGGCTGCAAGAAGGGGACCACAATACCAAGTTTTTCCGCACCATAGCGACAGGTAAATGCTGAAAACACTTAATTCAGGAGATCGGGCTGCCTGATGGCTCATCGCTGTCCAATAGTGCTGATATTCGCCGGGCTGTAGTCTGCCATTTTCAGACCCTGTTATAGGCTGACGGCAACTAGGCCCTTGGGGATTTTCTGAACTTCATCCCGACAATGGAGTCAGCCCAGGAGAATGCCTCCCTGCTAGCCGAACCATCCCTTGCCGAAGTCTGCTCGGCAGTGCAAGCCATACCGCCTGATGGAGCAGCTGGTCCGGATGGGTTCTCTAGAGCTTTTTTCCAGGCTTGCTGGACCACGATTAGCCAAGACCTTCTCGTAGCCACCAAATATTTCTTCTTCGGGGTTGACCTTCCAAGAACCCTCATAGCCTCGCTGATATGTCTCATCCCCAAGATAAGTGCCCCggtctcattttcagattttcgcCCAATTAATCTATGTAATTTCTTGTATAAAATCTTTTCTCGAATTATTGTTGTAAGGCTAGCCGATATTCTTCCCAGGATTTTCTCCATAGAACAGGGAGCTTTTGTTCAAGGTCGCTCTATGGCTGAGAGCTGCATGTTAGTCCAAGAAGCGTTCAGGGACATCAACAGGAAGGTCAGGGGAGAAAATTTACTGATGAAGCTAGATATGGTGAAGGCCTATAACAGGCTCAGCTGGCACTACCTCAAAGTTGTCCTCAGGCAATTCGGGTTCCATTCGGACTGGATTCACCTAGTGGATAGATGTTGGTTGGACTGTTGGCTTTCGGTCCTTGTCAATGGTGAAGCTTCTGGCCTTTTCCGTTCTACTAGGGGTCTAAGGCAAGGCAATCCGATCTCCCCAAGTCTCTTCATCCTTGCAGCGGAGGGCCTGAGCAGGGGCTTTCATCGCTTGGCTACGGATGCTTGCCAGCAGTACAGGACCCACCTAAACTGCCCGGTTATCTCCCATCTTCTCTTTGCGGATGACACCATCCTCTTTGCCAATGGTTCCAAAAGATCCCTCGTTAAAATCAAGTGCTTTCTTTCTGATTACGAAAGGTGTTCGGGCTAGAAAATAAATCTGGCTAAGAGTTTTTTCATCCCCCTTAAGA of the Magnolia sinica isolate HGM2019 chromosome 7, MsV1, whole genome shotgun sequence genome contains:
- the LOC131251988 gene encoding uncharacterized protein LOC131251988; translated protein: MASSCVCCTGDSRKEESLDHLFVDSNIATALWTYFSAVLSVDFLPNQSVEGRVFQWWAIAKESCPLGLLRGITPIILWEIWNTRNEERFDNRLIRTQYSINQVQFWLSRLLNSFPLLACKSQSDCDVLVDHVIPRLVPPRPSISVVKWTCPPRGWVKMNVDGSSRGNPGLSGYRVGSNFMEEVKAVIDGLKHCKDFGYANVEVERDSVAVVDLFFKRGVVPWSVFYWKNQFEFYRGTWLLYNNSYVSKSSDELHNAEAAALASPNQRNLRAVQNLREDLARLELYEEIFWKQKSRVHWLQEGDHNTKFFRTIATGKC